In Brevibacterium pigmentatum, the sequence GCGAACACGGGGGCCTACGCGGAGTCCATCGTCGTCCCGGCCGCCAGCGTCCTCCCGCTTCCGGAGTCCGTATCGCTGACCGCAGGAGCAGGAATGCCGATGAACCTCCTGACCGCGGACTTCGCGCTGCGCGTGCGCGGGAGACTCGAACCGGGTCAGACGGTCCTCGTCCACGGCGCCGCAGGCGGACTCGGCAGCGCCCTCGTCCAGGTCGCCCGCGCCTACGGCGGAGAAGTCGTGGGCGTGGTCTCGACCGAGGAGAAGGCGGATACGGTGCGCAGCCTCGGCGCTTCTCATGTGGTCTTGGCCGAACGGTTCAAAGACACGGTCAAGGACCTGCTCCCTGGCGGTGTCGACCTCGTCGCCGACTCGGTCGGCGGTGATCGGTTCACCGATTCCCTGCGCACACTGAAGACCTTCGGCACTCTTCTGGTCCTCGGATTCACCGCAGGATCCATCCCCGAAGTCAAGGTCAACCGTCTGCTGTTGAACAACATCTCCGTGGCCGGAGTGGGGTGGGGCGCGGCACTGGCCGGACGACCGGAGATGGTCGCCACCCAGTGGGACACGCTGTGGCCGCATCTGAGTTCAGGGGCACTCGATCCCGTCATTCACAGCGTGCTCCCGTTGGAAAGGGCGCAGGAGGCCCTCGAGCTCATCGACTCCCGATCCGTGCGCGGCAAGGTCGTCCTCGAAGTCAGAGGAGAGACCGGCGGCGCCGGTGCCCATGATCAACAGACCTGACACCGCATACACCCCCTCACCGAGAAAGCAGGAACTATGGACTTCGCACCAGATGAGACGACCCGCGACTACCAATCCAGACTCAACGCCTTCATGGACGACTTCGTTTACCCCGCGGAACCGGTCTACCACCGGCAACGGGCCGAGGCTGGGGACCCGAACTTCCACCCGCCCGTCATTGAAGACCTCAAGCGTGAGGCTCGATCCCAAGGACTGTGGAATCTGTTCCTGCCGTACGACGAATGGGGAGCAGGACTGACGAACCTTCAGTACGCCCATCTTGCCGAAATCACAGGACGCAGTGCGGAGATCGCCCCCGAGGCCATCAACTGCAACGCACCCGATACCGGGAATATAGAGGTCCTTGCGCTCTTCGGGACCGACGAGCACAAGGAGAAGTGGCTCAAACCGCTGCTCGACGGTGAGATCGCCTCGGCGTTCTGCATGACCGAACCGGCGGTGGCGAGCTCCGATGCGACGAACATCGAGATGAGCATCGCCTCGGACGGAGACGACTATGTGCTCAACGGGCGGAAATGGTTCGCCTCGAACGCTCTGCACGCCAACTGTCAGGTCTTCATCGTCATGGGCAAGACCGACCCGAACGCCGAGGCCCACCGACAGCAGTCGATGCTCGTCGTCCCCAAAGACACTCCCGGCATCACCGTGGTCCGGGGACTGCCGGTGTTCGGCTACCTCGACCGGGAAGGCCACGCAGAGATCATCTTCGACGATGTGCGAGTGCCGAAGACCGCGCTGCTGTCCGGTGAGGGCGATGGCTTCGCCATCAGCCAGGCACGGCTGGGACCGGGCCGCATCCACCACTGCATGCGCTCGATCGGGATGGCCGAACGGGCCCTCGACCTGCTCATCGATCGTGCCCAGGAACGAGTCACCTTCGGTCAGCCGCTGGCAGATCGGGCGAACATCCAGGATTGGATCGCCGAGGCACGCGTCGAGATCGAAGCCACCCGCCTCCTCGTGCTCAAGGCTGCGTGGATGATGGACACCGTCGGCAACAAGGAAGCGGCCACGGAGATCGCGGCCATCAAGGTCAAGGCCCCGAACATGGCGCTGACGATCATCGACCGGGCGATCCAGGTCCACGGCGGCGGCGGAGTCACCGACGATTTTCCGTTGGCCAGCTTCTACGCCCATCAGCGCACACTGCGAT encodes:
- a CDS encoding NADPH:quinone oxidoreductase family protein gives rise to the protein MRAMQLSATNGPGSLELRDIETPSPGPGEVLIDVAYAGVTFPELLQSRGQYQMRPELPYTVGSEVSGFVRELGEGVTGLSVGDRVVGVANTGAYAESIVVPAASVLPLPESVSLTAGAGMPMNLLTADFALRVRGRLEPGQTVLVHGAAGGLGSALVQVARAYGGEVVGVVSTEEKADTVRSLGASHVVLAERFKDTVKDLLPGGVDLVADSVGGDRFTDSLRTLKTFGTLLVLGFTAGSIPEVKVNRLLLNNISVAGVGWGAALAGRPEMVATQWDTLWPHLSSGALDPVIHSVLPLERAQEALELIDSRSVRGKVVLEVRGETGGAGAHDQQT
- a CDS encoding acyl-CoA dehydrogenase family protein, with product MDFAPDETTRDYQSRLNAFMDDFVYPAEPVYHRQRAEAGDPNFHPPVIEDLKREARSQGLWNLFLPYDEWGAGLTNLQYAHLAEITGRSAEIAPEAINCNAPDTGNIEVLALFGTDEHKEKWLKPLLDGEIASAFCMTEPAVASSDATNIEMSIASDGDDYVLNGRKWFASNALHANCQVFIVMGKTDPNAEAHRQQSMLVVPKDTPGITVVRGLPVFGYLDREGHAEIIFDDVRVPKTALLSGEGDGFAISQARLGPGRIHHCMRSIGMAERALDLLIDRAQERVTFGQPLADRANIQDWIAEARVEIEATRLLVLKAAWMMDTVGNKEAATEIAAIKVKAPNMALTIIDRAIQVHGGGGVTDDFPLASFYAHQRTLRLADGPDEVHKRSIARRELRRRKNARESR